The genomic region GCCCGCCAACGCAGTCCTCACCGTCTGCGGGGCCTTCGACCCTGATCGCACCGCGGCCTACATCGAAGAGGTCTTCGGCGCTCTTCCTCACCACCCCACGCCGGCCCCGGCCGTGCTGCGCGAGGAGCTCCCGGGAACCACTCGCCATGGCCGGCGGGAAGACGTACATGCCTCGCTGCCGGCGCTTGCCCTTGGCTATCAGCTCCCGGACCCCGGGACGGAGCTGGACGCCTACCTCGCGCACATGGTCCTGTGCGAGATCCTCACAGGAGGCTCATCGTCCAGGCTGCACACGCGATTGGTCCGTGAGAAGGGCGCCGCCGTCCACGTGTCGGCGGGTTGCGGACTGTTCAACGCACTGGACACGCGTGCCCCCGACACCCTCGCCCTGGCCGTGACCCACCATCCGCACGCCGACCCCGAATCAGTACTCGCCGAAATCGACAGCGAACTGGCCGGGCTCGCCGAGACGCACGCACTTGCCGATCTCGTGCCCACGGCGGTGGCCCGGGTTGCCGCGAGGTCCGCCCGACGCAATGCCGACCTGCTGGCGCGCACGCGGGCCATGGGGACGTACGAGCTCCTCCACAATGCCCCGGCGCTCGTGGATGAACTGCCCGGCCGAATCCTGTCGATCGGGGCCGAGGCGGTCACCTCCGCGGCCCGCGCGCTGCTCACTGACCAGAGGGCGGTGCTCCGCCTGGTCACCAGCCAGGCCGTCCCGCGCCAAGCAGCAGAGCCGAAGACATAGCGAAGAGAGCTGGCTACCCGATATGGATGGTT from Streptomyces sp. NBC_00190 harbors:
- a CDS encoding M16 family metallopeptidase produces the protein MAVSVHYDVGFRSEAEGRSGFAHLFEHLMFQGSENHAKMAHWTYVQGLGGSVNGSTHQDYTDYYQVLPSEGLEQVLSMEMDRMHTLLITEENLCNQRAVVKEEIRLNILNRAYGGFPWIPLPALLYSTYPNTHNGYGSFEDLDSASVADAVDFYRAHYVPANAVLTVCGAFDPDRTAAYIEEVFGALPHHPTPAPAVLREELPGTTRHGRREDVHASLPALALGYQLPDPGTELDAYLAHMVLCEILTGGSSSRLHTRLVREKGAAVHVSAGCGLFNALDTRAPDTLALAVTHHPHADPESVLAEIDSELAGLAETHALADLVPTAVARVAARSARRNADLLARTRAMGTYELLHNAPALVDELPGRILSIGAEAVTSAARALLTDQRAVLRLVTSQAVPRQAAEPKT